One genomic window of Candidatus Rokuibacteriota bacterium includes the following:
- a CDS encoding ABC transporter permease has product SGRTYLQSAWWLTAFPGLAIFATVLAVNALGDYMRDALDPRLRDRV; this is encoded by the coding sequence AGCGGCCGGACTTACCTCCAGTCGGCGTGGTGGCTCACGGCGTTTCCGGGCCTCGCGATATTCGCCACCGTGCTGGCGGTCAACGCGCTGGGCGACTACATGCGCGACGCCCTCGACCCGAGGCTGCGGGACCGCGTGTAG